The Diceros bicornis minor isolate mBicDic1 chromosome 18, mDicBic1.mat.cur, whole genome shotgun sequence sequence GCaagagggatggaggagggaggaaagaagcctGAGACTCACCTCTGGGTAGGACCACTCTGGGGAGAAGTCTGTGATGGTGCTAAGAGCAGGAGAGAGCTGGGGGGTTGGCGCAGGGATGCTTGGAGCTTCATCACTGATGAGTTCTCCCATAAGGTCTGggaatgatgaaagactgaaggGCTCCAGTTCGCTGGCCCCACCAGCTCCTCCAAACAAGGCATCCCCTCTTCCTACCCTGCCCGATGGCTCCAAGGGGgcaggtgagggtgggggtgaaGGAGGGGGTGAAGGTACAGGTGGGGTGGCCCCCTGGGCCTTGAGCTCCTCTCCACTGTCATCATCTTGAATGAAGAAGCAGTTTCCTCTTCTCCCACCTGCTCCCGAATGCTGAGGGGAACCCCGAGCAGCCGCCTGGGGCTCCAGGGCAGCAGCAGGCTCTAGAGCAGGACAGGGGGTATGGGCGGCCTCTGCCTCGGGGAAGTCTGGGCTTACCCCCTGGCCCCCTCCATATGTCTGGCCCCTCTGGGGGCTGTTGAGAAAACGATCAGGGTCAaaggcagggctgggaggagcTGGTGGGGCAGAGGGCTCAGAGCCTACAACCACAGCCAAGCTCACAGAAGGCCTAGGATCAGCCTGGGGAGTCAAGTGCCTGGTAGGCGTCAAGCCGCCAGTACGCTGCTCCAGTCCCGTTAGCAGGAGGATAGCGGTGCCTCCTCTCGACGAACCCCCTCGAGAGGTGGGAGGGCTAGGTCTGATCTCTAGGGGTTCTGCAAAGCCtgatgaagaggaggaagaggaggaagaagacgaCGGGGAGGTATGTGCCTTGGGGAGCTCTGGGGGAAGcggggctatcagtgaaggggggtcagggggatggggatgggggatTGAGGTCAGGGTTAAAGCTCGGGGCTCCACTTTGGGAGAGATGATGCGGTGTTTCGTGCTGCTGCATTTGTGGGTAAGGCTCCCGGAACCTGAAGTGGAAAGGggtagggaggagagaagggataaGACACATCTTTCTCCAGCCTTCTCTTACTGGAAGCCTTTATGTATTTCCTGGGACTTCGCTATGTACCAGAGATGTAATACTGACCGTGGCCACTGGGAGGCAGCAGAAATGTTTCTCttacctcccttctccctccccaaatTAAACAGGGCTAGAAGGGCATTGTAGGGGAGAATGAGGGCTTGGGGGAGTAGCTGAGAAAAATAGGTAAAGGCATAGAAAAAGGACAAAAGACCAGAACCAAGGGAGTACCAACTAGTGGTAGTGCTGGGGTGGCCAGGAGTTGCTAAGGGTAGAAGGCAAATAAAGTGCCTAGACTGCCAGGACTCAAGTAAAAGGAGCTGGGGCCAGTGTGCGCCCAGACAGGAAGGCCTCTGCTCATCTGGCCCATCTTTCTGGGACATGCAAAAGACATGCAAATAAGCATGCAAATCAGCATGCAAATCTCAACAAGACAGATATCCCCGACTTGAGTAGAGCAGTGTGGCAAAGTGGGAAGAGAGCCCCAAGGTCAGGAGTCACTAACCAAGGCCCCCACTGCAGAGACAGGCATGGGTTCGGGGTGCGGGCTTGGTCGGGTGAGTGTCCAGGATCTGCTGCACCAGCTGCTCTACAGAGAACTCCTCTGTCCCGTTACCACAGCTCCACTTGACGCCATGAACTAGGGGAGAGTTGGGGGGAAGTGCTGTGGGACCCCCACAAAACAGTCCCCAGAGAACCTTGATGGCTCCTCCAAGCACCTGAGATGCTCCAAGACTTTTGCCCAGGTGAACAGAGGCCAGCAGCCTCAAGACTGCTCGGACACGTGGCTCACAGCTGTTCTGTAGTCCCTTCTGTGTATTGCAACACCTCAGAATGCACCCCCACAGGAAAGCCCCTCCTGGCTTGGAAGGAAATGGTCACCCCACATGCTTCTGGGTACAGAACCCTGGCCCCTTCTGGAGGCCGCTGTTTCCACTCTCCCCTTCGAGCACTGTCCTAGCCCTGCTGCCTTACACATGGGCTTCAGCTGTCCCAACAGCTCCTCCCGGGACCACTTCAGCCACTCTCGACGGTCGCTGCTGATGGAACAAAAGATGGGGCTGCAGCCCTTTCCACAATCCTCCAGGGCTGGGACGTTCAGGTAGTGCACAAGGACGATGTCAGGGTTCTGAGAGCACAGGGGTACACACACAGAGCACCATGGGGTCCTGAGGTCCAGGGGCTCAGCTTCCTACTCCTCACTTTCTGCCGGGCAACCCCATCCTCACCCCCAAATTCTGGCTCTCTCCATCCCCAAccccctctctcttcttcccaggcTCCTTTGCCCACTCAGAAGCTAGTCATCCTTCCATTTCATCCTTTCAGATCCCATCTCCCTCAAAGAGCCAGGAAGAGTCCAGCTCTCTGAACTCTTCCATCCTTACCTGGAGCAGCCAGTAGCAGCGCCGATGGAATGTGGGGACGATGGAAGAGTGAACGTAGCAGCCATAGAGACACTGCCAGGAgacaggctggggtggggggagggctagTCTGCTCCCCAACTCTTCCTCTGTTCAGTCCCTTTGCAGGAATCCCAATCTTTCCACCAGTTCCTCTTCAaccctcacccacccccacctATTCCCCACatctttcataattttatttatttatttattttcccccaaagccccagtagatagttgtatgtcatagctgcacatccttctagttgctgtatgtgggacgcagcctcagcgtgactggagaagcggtgtgctgGCGcgcgcccagcatccgaacccgggccaccagcagcagagcgcgcgcacccaaccgctaagccacggggccggccccgacccCACACCTTTCAAATCCCAGCACCCCAAGACATAGGTGAGGaatagagagaagggaacagtGGAGCCAGGGGCTTACAATGAGGAGCAGAATTGAGATACGGGACCATCTAGAAGTCAGAGGGCAGGGCAAGAATGTATCCGAGAGGAGGAGCAATGATATGGGGAAGAGAAACCTGTCCCTAGAGGTTCAGTACTTGGACCCCTGAGGGAAATGCAAGAGACAAGAGGGGACTAGGCATTGATGTCCTCCAGGGGGAGGCATGGCCTAAGTCCTGGAGAGTTGGATCATGGAGGGAAACGGGAAGCAGAGAGTGGGCTAAGCAACCAGCTTGCTGATCCAAAGTGAGTGAGAAAGAAAGGGTGACTGGCAGGCAGATGATATCCAGCCCTGACAGGGCTGGAACCCAGCTAAGAGTGGAGGAGGGCAAGGAAGGGCAGATGAGTGGGATGCCTCGCTTACCTCCATGCCCTGGACCTTCAGCTTCATGTGGTCCTCTCGGGTGGTCTTCCCATCCTTCCGCTTCTTCCAGAGGTAACCATCCTTCCGGTATTTCACCTTCTTGCGGTTGTAGAGGATAATGGAGCCATTCTGAGGCCTGAGGAGGGAAGGGTTGGCCTCGAGTTCTGTGGACAGAACCCAAGACCCTTGCCACTCCCCACTTTCACAAACTTTCTCACCTTGTCTTTGGAGCACAGGATAGCCACTCGTCGTGCTTCTCAAAGGTGATTAAGTACGACGCAATCTCCTGTAGGAGGGAAGGCACTCAGGTGGGTGTCCCCTTCATAGAGGCTCAGCCTAGCCTCTCGGTCATCCCTAGTCTCACTCTCTGCTGAGTTCTGGCAGCTAAGGGAGGATGCTACCAGGTATTAGGACCAGCAAGGCCCACTGACCTCCTAGGAATCCCAGGTTCCATCTCAGACAAAAGTCTaacctctccttcccttcttcccaacTGGGACCTTTATTTTGGGGCCAGGTCGAAGCTCTTCATCATCCATTCTTCATGCtgcatattttacttattttttatttgcttatttatttatttattgaggaagattggccctaagctaacatctgttgccaatattcctctttttctttttttctccccaaagccccagtacatagttgtatatcctagttgtaggtctttctagctcttctatgtgggacgccgcctcagcacggcttgataaggggtgagtaggtccgcacccaggatctgaaccagcgaaccctgggccaccgaagcggagcatgcgaacttaacctctTTACCACCGGGATGGCCCCAGTGCTGCATATTATTTTACTCTCTCCAAATCCCATTTTTGTGCCACTTCCTGACTCAAAAAACTTCAATGGTTTGACATTGTCAGGAATTCCAGATTCCTCAGCCTGACTCCAAGGTTCTCCCAGACCAGGGATCAAACCATCATTCCCACTATTTACCCATATTGCACCTACCATTCCTACCAGATCAGTCCATTAATTCTTCCCAGAACATGCCCTGTGCAGTCACCTCCTGAATGTTAGTGCCCTACAAGCCTGAGGTGCCATGTGCACATCTCTCCGCATCTGGAAATCCTAGCCATCCTAGTGACCAAATCCCTTCCCAGGTCTCCATGAAGCCCTGCTGACCACCCTGGCCCTTCCTGCATTTACAACAATAACCCCACATACATACCCTTTTACTGACGGTTCTCTTCTAATCAATAATCAAATCAATAATGACTGACTACCAAATACATACAAAGCACTGTGTGTGGGGAGCACAGAAGGTGTGTAACGCAAAGACCATGCCCTCCAGAAGGAGCCAGCATCAGTGGTGGTTAAAAGCAGGGGCTCTGGAGTTAGATAAACTACATGAGGtaagtcagtttcctcatctataccaCAGGGATAATAACAGTGCCTGCTCTACAGTCATTACAGGACTGAATGAAATAACGTAGgtcaagtgcttagcacagtgctcgGTTTGTAAGAAATACTTTGTAGGTGGTAGCTATTATTTTTACCTGGGGGGATATGACAAGAAGTGAGCTCCTAAGAGAGGCAGGTCTTTATACCTCTCCTATGATCCCCAAAGAGACTAGAAGAGCACTCTGCACTTAGGAGTGTCGACAGACACAGGAAGACCCCCCAGTCACCCTCCTCCAGCCCACCAGGCCTTGCTAGGCCCTAATCCTCCAGGCTCCCTGGAAAACCTCATTTGTATTCCACCGTAGCCGCTCTGGAGGCAGCAGCGGACAGCGAGGAAGACACTCCAGCAGCTTCTTGGGGAGAAAGATCTTCAGGTGATGGCTGTTCTCTAGAGGGAATCAGAAGGGAGAGCTTAGTGTGCTGCTCCTGACATCCCTGCCATAGCCCAGGGGAAAAGAGCTGAATCCAGAGCACTGGGGGAAACTGAAACGATGACAAGAGAGCAGGGACCCAAGAATTAGAgggtcgccacagcatgggcaGAAAAAAAGGCTGCGCCCAAACGGGGAACCTGGATTGTGAACTCACCAGCAACCTCGGTGGTGTCCTTGGTATTCATGGTGAGGGCTCCAGGGGGCAAGGTCACCCCCGGCCTGAGGGGCCGGGGGGAGGGGGAGTCTGTGCTGGGAAGGGAGAGAACAAGGTCATGGCAGAAGCCCCCACACTTATGCGGGATGAGGAGGATGAGGTGGGAGAGGGGGTGCAGAACTGGGTCATGAGGTCTGGGAAAAATGAGGAAGTGAGAAGGGGTTGGACTATGATGTGAGAGCCAGAGGCAGGgaatggaggagagggagaacCCAGACACGGTGCCAGAAATCAACATGAGTGGGGAAACACGACAGAACAGAGCAATCAGGAAGagactgggggttgggggaggggagaaggctcGCAGGGCTGGCGCTTCAGAGCCTTACAGTGTGGGCTCAGGCGGAGGCCGGAGCTAGGAGGCTGGGGCTACGGTGGGGTTAGGTCCTGGGGCACCCGGTCCTTGGAAGATGGTTTGGCAAATGAGAGCCCGGGTGCTGAGGGGAGGGCAGATCTAAGTCCGGGTGGAGAACTAGGCCTTAGAAGACACACCCTGAGTTCCTTCTCTGTGTGATTTTTCCAAGGGGAAGGGCAGATCAGATAACTGATCCTAACCTACTCCCTCTTCTCCAGGTTGATCAGGGCCTGGTGGAATCTGGGCTAGACATCCAGGACCCAGCTTCCCATCCTCAGGACAACCCATCCTCCACCCTGaggctgacagccctctccactccttaccgtccccccacccccaccccaaacgtCTCTGCTTCCCCTGGCCTCCAGGCCTACCCTACCCCATCTACCACTCTGGCTCCAGCCTGAGCCCCCACCCTCCTGGGGAAACAGATGGAAGCTGGAGGAGGCTCCGGGCTCGGGCTCCGCCAGGTGTCCGGGGATGAAGAGGGGGATGAGACCAGTCCGAGCTCCGCTGTGTGCAGTGAAGCCTGGGTTGGGGTAAGGACTCCGCCCAGGGCGCAGGTGCGCAGTCCAGGCTGGGCAGCCTGCCAGGGTGCGGAGCGGTGCCGGGGGCGGCCCCCCACCGCGGGGCGGTGGTCCCCGGAGAAGCTCCGAGGTGGGAGGGTCCCACCTCCCGCCCGCACGAAGGGATGTTCTGAGGAAGCTCTGGAGCGGAGTTCCCGGACCCGCGGCGGGCGCGGGGCAGAGCGGATGCCGGGGTGCGGGTATCCCCGAGACGGTCCCGGCACGGCAAGTCTGCCTTGGGGCCCTGCGCCGAGCGGCGCCCCCTGGCGCGGGGGAGGAGGACGGAAGCGGGGAGTGCGGGGAACTGGGAGGAGGGACGGTGGTCCCCGGCGCTGCGCGGCGCGCCACGTCCGGGCTGGTGGAGCTGCGCCCCCTGGCGCGGGGGCGGAGAGGCGGGCGAGAGGCCCTGGCTCTTACCTCCCGGGGTCCCGCGGGTGACGGCGGCAGCGGCCATTCTACCCCACACCGACCCCCCCCCCAGCGCCGGCTGACAGCGGCGTCCGACGTCACTGCGCACGGGGCGGGGCCTCCCAATTAAGGGGATGGGGGTCTGAACGAGAACCTGGGTTCAGCGCACTTGGGGCTCTGGGTGGGGCGCTGGGCCAGGCGGCGGGACGGACTACAGGGAAGTCCCAGAAGGGGCAGCAGTGCTGCGGGACAGGATTCCGGGGTCCCCGAGGCGGAAGCTCGGCTGACTGACGTGACCTCCGGGCCGGGAGAGTGGGGCTCTGGCGGCCATCCAGTGCTGGCGAGGAACGGGGGACTGGGGGCAGGACTCCTTGAATTTTGAGGACCCATCCCAAGGTCATTGTAGCTGGGTCCTCGAGAAGGTGAAAGTAGCCCTCTTTCCCCATGAGCCTCTCCATCACTGCCTCCCGCAAAGAAAAACAACTCGGCGCTCAACTTGCTTGCTTTTTAATAACATAACCGAGAGAAGAACACAGTGCCAGGGAGCCGGGCGGGGGTACAACAGGCCTTGGGGAGTTCCAGTTAGAGGGGTGGGTTGAGATTGGAGCCAAGGGGGCTGTTAGTGCCTAGTTCAGAGGACGAGAGAGGAAGCTGGGAGAGGCTAAGGAAAGGGAAATGCCTGGATGCCAGAAACGGGGAGATTCCAGTGATGAGAACTAGTCTTGGGCCCCTGAGGCAGCGCTAGCATCTTGGGCATGGACCGTTTCTCCTTACTCCTCAGACTGCAACTCCATTCCCCAGAGGTTGTAAAGGGGGCTCCTACTGGCTGTGACAATGCTGTAGGAGGCCAGAGAGCTCAGCTGCCTGGAGAGACAAGACCCCTCCTGGCCCAGGGGACTCCAGGGGGACCAAAGCAGctgtaaagaagagagaaattcaaaaatgaatgaaagaatggaaaaataggTCTCTCCAGATTTCCTAGTCCCCAAATCCAGATACCCCCAAGTCTCTCGCTCTCACCTACTTTATTTTTGTTCCTCTCAAATCCAGTTCTCCAACCTGGCTCTTGgcttcctctgtctctctgtgcaAGACCAGGCATCCACATCACCTTCTACCACCCCACCAAGTTCTCTTCCAACCATACCTGGGCCCTGCCAGGAGTGAGAAAGTGGTCCTCCTCCCATGGATAGgctgctctctcttcttccagatcaGGGTATTTGGTGGTGCTGGTGAATCCACAGCCCTCTTCATCAGGCACCAGGGGCTCAGATGCAGCCTCAGAGCTGCCCCACTGGGCCTTCTTCAGTCTGTGGAGACTTTAGTCTTAGGAAAGAGGTGCCTGGAGGCCAGGCTTCCTGTCTTTCCATTCTTCACCTTTCTGCTCTGAAATACTTCCTGCTGGGACCCCGGGGTGTTGTCATTTGACCTCCAACTCTCCACTCCCAACTTGCTGCTCCCCTCAGACTGAAGTATTTCCAGTCCAGGGACTCAGAGGTGACCTCTAGCTCCCCATTCTCCTCCAGTTCTATGGCATGCTTTCCTGTCTTCAATGATCCAGTTTCCACTCCTTCCAGTTCATATGGCTTGTCCTCCGTCCCTCAGTTCCCTCCCCCTTTCCATATTATGGAAATTCTGCTTCAAGTGCATCAAGTCCATGGCTCATTCCCAAACAACCTCCAATTCCTTCAAAGCTCTCAACTCCTTCCTTAGTTCAAACCATCCTGCCCCCAAACCCTGCTTGGTTTCCAGAGCCCAGATGTTTCTCCTTACTCATTGATGATTCTCTGTCTCCTCCTTAGATCCTCCAGGTGATAAGTGACAGCCCTTACCCGGGCTGGGATGCCCCCAGGTCCCCGCTGTGTTCCCACCAAATGaggcctccttctctttcttctgcaaagtaTCTCAGGGGGTGGGAGCCCCTCAGGGGGGTACAGGCCAGGCTGGGAGCAACCTGTGGCTCTCTGTGCCAGAGAATAGGGAAAAGGAGCTAGAGGGCAGAACTGGGTCTTTCAGGGAAGCTTGGACTGAAATACGGAATCAGGGGTCTTGGGAAGCCCAGATCACAAAAACATAGCCATGATCTGGAAAACATGATAAGTGATTCATAGATAGGAGGGCCTAGTCAGTGCACTGGTTGGGGAACACCAGAGGGAAGGGGTAAtaaggagatgaggacagattGGCAGTAGGTGCAATTTTAACCAAGAAGTGTTGAAAGGCAGAAAGTCTGTCATACCAGCAGGGGTGGGATGTACTGTTCCTCCATCCAGGTGGGGCTGTGAAGCACAAAAAGTGGGCTAAGTGCAGACGGGACACCCTCATCCATATTGTTTCTCTAACAACCTCTCCCAACCACCTATCTGTCTGGCATTAGGAATTACAACATCCATCAGCCAGTGGGGCAATTCCTCAGACTAGGGCTAATTGCTAGGTCTTATGGTATTTTAAAATTGTGCAGCCTTACCTTCCCACCTCCAGCTGGTccccattttctccttttctacccACCTGGGCCTTTGACTAAGGTTTTCCCAAAAGATGTCTCCATAACACTGGGGTGTCAGTCTGAGGCTCTGGGAAGGCAAGCTGGTGGGTGGAGATCGGCTGACTACCCTGGAACACCTGAGGTGAGGACAAGGTAGGCTCAGGTCTGGCTCTTCCCTTATAGCGTCTACTCGCCCCAGGGATTCAGGGGTCCTGTCTTTCCAAGGGACCATATAGCTGCCCAGGCTCCCGCAGGCCGTGTCCTCCCTTCTCCATTTTAGCTGAGGAAGGTGGTGAGGCCTCTGATTTGAAAGGAGATTGGAGCTGTGGTAAGGGTGGAGACTGGCAATTCTTTGAGCTCAGATATCAATGAATCTCAAGCTTCTATACCCCACAACCAAAGAACATCATATTTAGCAAGCAGGGCTGTTAAAGAGGAAGGCCCCAACTACTCAGGTGATGTGACAGACATGGTTCCTTTCAGTCGACAAGAATCCAggagagggccagcccggtggtgtagtggttaagttggtgcgctccgcttcagtggcccagggttcgcaggtttggatcccaggtgcagacctacccaccacttatcaagccatgctgtggcaggcatcccacatataaaaaagtggagggggatgggcactgatgttagcccagggccaatcatcttcagcaaaaagaggagaattggcaacagatgttagctcagggctagtcttcctcacaaaaaaaaaaaaaaaagaatccaggaGAGCAGAATCTCTGTTCATCCCTGCTTTGTCTCCCCTATCTCAGAAGGACTAATATTGCTGTAGGTAGGGAGGAGTGTGCACAGCTGTTTGAAAACAGTGCTCATCACTTCCAAAGCCCCCAGATTGAATGATGACTGCCCTCCTGATCTCTAGGAGAGTGTCCCAGGGCTTAGGCCTGGGCCCTTTatcttctccatctccatctctccTTAGGTGATCTCACCCAGGCCCATGACTTTAAATGCCACCAatgtgctgatgactcccaaatctatATTTCCAGCCCTGGCTCCTCCCCTGGACTCAAGACTTGCAGGTTCAACTGCCCACTCAATATCTCCTCCCTAGCCTTCCCTACCTCACTGAAAGTCACCCAAAATCCCAGTTGCTACAGCCAAACATCTGGTATGCCTCACTTTCCCTCACCTCCCATATCCAGTCTATCAGCAAGTCCTGTCAGTTCTACATGTAAAATATACCCAAATTTAACCACTCTTCaccatttccattcccaccaccaTATCTCAGCTCATCTTCCCCTGCCTGGACTATTGCAatggcttcctcctcctctctctgcttctatcctaATCCTCCAACAATCTATTCAGCACAGAGCAGTGtgagtaatcttttaaaaatgatcacGTGAAATGGTTTGAGATTTACTTCAAAATAGTCTGAGTAGTAGGGGGCTCAATGGAGGTATAGATGAAAAGATTATCTATATaatgataattattgaagctaaCTGAGGAGGGTACACAGGGTTCATGACTACTATTTTCTCTACTTCTGtatttgtttgaaattttccataataaaaaagttgaagaaaaaaaagtctgcttATGTTATTCCCTTGCTTAAAAACTTCCACTGATTTCTACTGTCCTTAGcaaaaaatccaaactcttttcAATGGCCTGTAAGGTCCTATATGATCTGGTTTCTACCTAACTCTCTGACTTTACTTTCCACTTTTTCTTTGGTCACTAAGTTTCGGTTACACTGGCCTGCTTCCTAGTCCTAGAAGATACCAAGCTTGTTTCTTCCTTGGGACTTTTTTACATActattccttcttctctcctctggTTCTCAATCAGACTGGctcctcatttttcagatctCAATTCAAACTCACCTCCCCAGAATAGTTTTCCACAATCATCATATCTAAACTTATGTCTCCAAGACATTCTATTTTCCATTATATTAtactcctgttttatttttttcatggcaCTTATCACTGGTTGAAATTATATGTGTTTAGACATTCTGTTTCCTCcttttagaatgtaagctctatgagCAGGACCCCTATCACTCTAATTGCTGAATCTCCGGCGTCTAAcacagtgcctagaacactgTAGTGTTCaaaaactatttgttgaataaattaatgaatcatTGATCCCCTGAGACCAGGCTTCGAGCTTCCTGTTCCTTATTGCCTATTCCTCTTAGGGAAGGACCCAGGCATGCAATCTTCCCTTCATCCCGTCCCCATCCTCCCCACGGGGTGGGAGGACTCACTTGGCAAAAGGGATGAGGTTGTCTCCATCTTCTTGTACCTGAATgactgggctgggctgggtggcTGGACTGAGTCTCCTCATTGGTGCTGGCAGGATAACGGAAAATGAATCATTCACTCATGTAATAGCTGTAGGGATGAGACAAGCAGCAGATCTAGAGATTGGAAAAAGGACGTATGGGTcctgaaaaaggaaagagagcttTAAAGGTATTCCTAGTGATGGACATTTCTATTAGCTGAACATACAGGTTGGAGACGGTGAGCACAGGAAACTTGGGTGtggtaaaaaataaaggaaaaaataaattttctgaagCCAAATGTATAGAGTAAGTGAAATTTACAGATGACAGTTAAGTGGCTTAACTGGCAACATGGGAAGATGAAAGGGAAAAGGATGACAGGCGGAGACTAGATGGGGCAGAGGCATTTGGGGGTAGTTAGTATAGAATTGGCAGTTGTGGGCAGTTAGAGAAGTGGCAGAATTGAGGGTTGGTAAATAAATCGGGTCTGAGCAGTTAGTGAAAGTTAAGTGTGGACCGAGTGGTCAATTGGTGACAGGGACGGAGGGGGCAGTTGGGAATGTCTGTAGGCAAAGACGGTGAGCAAGAGGTCAGTTGCCCAGAGCCAGAATTAGAGACAGCCAAAGACGACCTGAGAGCCAGTTGGGGTGGGcagaaaaggcagaaaagaatGCCAGATAAGTTAGGCGAGTGCTGTAGGCGGCATAAAGAACAGAAAAGGCCAGTTGGAAACTGTTAGAGGAGAACAAGTATTTATCCAAGGGCAACTAAGGATGGGTTGAGAAGGCAGTTAGGTGAGGTAAAAAACAGACAGATGAGTATTCAGGGCTGAGATGGCAGATGGGATAGTTAGAGGTGGGCTGAAAGGGCAGATGGGGTCTAAACACAACATCCTGGGCCAGAGAGGATAAGCTGAATTCAGAGGGCGGCTGGAAGCTGAGGGGCATTCAGACCTCAGGCAGTTGGGTCTAAATGGGCAACTTAGACCTAAGAGGCAGGATGGGGCTTAAGGAAGCTGACAGAGTACTCAGCAGTTGACGTAGTAGGTACCCAAGGTCCGGGAAGGCAACCCGAAGCT is a genomic window containing:
- the CAMTA2 gene encoding calmodulin-binding transcription activator 2 isoform X3 — translated: MLISGTVSGFSLSSIPCLWLSHHSPTPSHFLIFPRPHDPVLHPLSHLILLIPHKCGGFCHDLVLSLPSTDSPSPRPLRPGVTLPPGALTMNTKDTTEVAENSHHLKIFLPKKLLECLPRCPLLPPERLRWNTNEEIASYLITFEKHDEWLSCAPKTRPQNGSIILYNRKKVKYRKDGYLWKKRKDGKTTREDHMKLKVQGMEPVSWQCLYGCYVHSSIVPTFHRRCYWLLQNPDIVLVHYLNVPALEDCGKGCSPIFCSISSDRREWLKWSREELLGQLKPMFHGVKWSCGNGTEEFSVEQLVQQILDTHPTKPAPRTHACLCSGGLGSGSLTHKCSSTKHRIISPKVEPRALTLTSIPHPHPPDPPSLIAPLPPELPKAHTSPSSSSSSSSSSSGFAEPLEIRPSPPTSRGGSSRGGTAILLLTGLEQRTGGLTPTRHLTPQADPRPSVSLAVVVGSEPSAPPAPPSPAFDPDRFLNSPQRGQTYGGGQGVSPDFPEAEAAHTPCPALEPAAALEPQAAARGSPQHSGAGGRRGNCFFIQDDDSGEELKAQGATPPVPSPPPSPPPSPAPLEPSGRVGRGDALFGGAGGASELEPFSLSSFPDLMGELISDEAPSIPAPTPQLSPALSTITDFSPEWSYPEGGVKVLITGPWTEAAEHYSCVFDHIAVPASLVQPGVLRCYCPAHEVGLVSLQVAGREGPLSASVLFEYRARRFLSLPSTQLDWLSLDDNQFRMSILERLEQMEKRMAEIAAAGQAPCQGPDAPPIRDEGQGPGFEARVVVLVESMIPRSTWRGPERLAHRSPFRGMSLLHLAAAQGYARLIETLSQWRSVETGSLDLEQEVDPLNVDHFSCTPLMWACALGHLEAAVLLFRWNRQALSIPDSLGRLPLSVAHSRGHVRLARCLEELQRQEASAEPPLALSPPSSSPDTGLSSVSSPSELSDGTFSVTSAYSSAPDGSPPPAPLPASEITMGEMVSGQLSSGVPQAPLLLMDYEATTPKGPPPSPPPLPPAPDGEAAPEDADSLPAVDVISVDMISLAKQIIEATPERIKREDFVGLPEAGAPMRERAGALGLSETMSWLASYLENVDHFPSSAPPSELPFERGRLAIPPAPSWAEFLSASASGKMESDFALLTLSDHEQRELYEAARVIQTAFRKYKGRRLKEQQEVAAAVIQRCYRKYKQVRPFSLESIPTTPHHTHPFQPRAPRMLPEP
- the INCA1 gene encoding protein INCA1, encoding MRRLSPATQPSPVIQVQEDGDNLIPFAKCSRVVSRSPPTSLPSQSLRLTPQCYGDIFWENLSQRPSPTWMEEQYIPPLLRATGCSQPGLYPPEGLPPPEILCRRKRRRPHLVGTQRGPGGIPARVRAVTYHLEDLRRRQRIINELKKAQWGSSEAASEPLVPDEEGCGFTSTTKYPDLEEERAAYPWEEDHFLTPGRAQLLWSPWSPLGQEGSCLSRQLSSLASYSIVTASRSPLYNLWGMELQSEE